The genome window tctagcaatcctactactccaaggtcactcatttcttctacaatcaaaccttggtgaagagacttagaggttctcaattttgggaacttggagaacctattcttccatccaaatccatggatctaagaagcaaggaatgaaggccctatctctttgggtgattagcctttgcttatgcaaagaggaatctacaaaggtattaatttcaactcactttgttttgagttgattattggttcaccaatctactaggctttgaatttcatgggtaatgttttgtttttgaatgcatacaagcatgattccgcctttaatttgttaattgcatgctatagatgttattcaaatgaacatgtttttcaaaataaatccttcacacCACCTTCTTCACATTCTCGGACACATATTTCCAAGAATGCCACTCAGCAGTAGGACAATTATTTCGCATGGCTACACCAATAGCATGTGTGAACTCCACATGTTGCCTCAAATCATACGGGTTGGCGGGCACGCTCTCATCCCGATTTTTATCCTCCATCCCAACACGAACAGAATTGTGAAAAATAAGGAGAGCAGAAGCgcatatttataggaaggttAGGGCCTTTGCGTGACGAAAGCTTTGTCGCGCAAACATCTGCACTAAATACAGTATTGATTCATCTAATTCACATGCACTAAATGCTCAGACCCAAAACTAACTGTAACTTGCGCTACAAAGCCCTTGTCATGCAAGTGTTCCTCAGTTTCCCATGCGTTGAATGCTCTGACCCAAAAATTGAACGAACTTTGCGCAACGTAGCCTTTGTCGCGCAAAGGTTTCTCGGGAAAAATTTCGTGTGCATGTTTTTTGCACCAAAAAAAATTACcctatttttttcttattgatTTTGGGCGACGAGTATATTGTTTTTGTCGTGCGaacttcgtcgcgcaaactttGAGAGACGAAGTTCCTGTTTCTTTGCGCAAAACGCTTTTGCGCGACGATTTATGCTTTGTCGCACAAATAGTTTTTCCTACTAGTGTTTTTGATACATTTTGTTCattgtttttatataaaacacACGTTTATATTAGCTTCTTGAAACATGCCTACGCGTGTGGCAATTGACCTCTCTttatattaattaaaatataattttttttttttgttagatctatttttttattaaaattttaaaattataaaattaataaatgctATGTAACCACCCATTAATTTCATGTACACAAAAGTTAGAGAATATTCTAaaggggtttttgaactttaatccctcaagaagattaaaattttataaaaacctgatgttagattaaatattaattttagtccctaatgtgcccttaattcaaaataattaatgtgcattttatttaatgtctcccattaaatatttaaatttattaatacacaaattttaatttattttttgaccaaaaaagagttttttaatttattaattttatttaacattcttcaaacttgaaagactcaattaatgtacctaaatgttagtatcgaaatatattatattgaactaatatatttaaatgttagtaccgaaatgtatgtacctaaatatatgcaccgaaatgtagtaatattaaattaatgtacctaaatgtatgtaccgaaatgtatgcactgaaatgttagtaccgaaaatgtattatattgaattaatgtacctaaatgtttgtatcgaaatgtatgtaccgaaatgtgtgtacctaaatgtatgcaccgaaatgtattataatgaatttaatatacctaaatgaagaagataaagtacatcaaaatatattgtataacaaaaattagtttatttaaatgttcacaacaaaatatattacgatgaatgaaatgaaaataaaaattataataaaataaaattaatatattaaaaattagaaagaaaaagataaataattaaaaaatcaaaatataattaataaatgaggttattaatgtatcaagggactaaaattagattttgatcttactcatggttttaatcaaaaagtcatctttgccaaggattaaaatgaagttttctatattCTAAAACTCATCAAATTCCAATTTATGTTCCAAAATTTCTAAGATTACTTTGATTAAAATATGACGGAAGAGTAATGCTAgataggggtggttcggtatgggataccgaacCAAAACCTTagtcccgattcccaaaccgaaatttttggTATTCCCAATTTCAagaccgatcccaaaccaaaatttcaggaatcccaattttcgggaatcccgaaatagtttcggtATTTCGAGACAGTTGAGAATCCCGAaatatttttgggcttttggtgATTCTGTATTTCCAATTCCCATAGCTGTTATATTTTCACTAAAATAATCAGGTACATACTTCAAACATTACTGTGCTtcttgttttcctttgtttcgtGATTGTTCTTCCATTACTAGTTTCAACTTCATACTCCCAATGAGTTACCTGGCATGGAGTTGAAGAGGTAGAAGGAATAACGCATGAATTGATCAAACAATATCGGTAGGCAACATTAAACTCTTAAACAACCACTAGTGCAACCATAGATAAGTTTTATATGATATCTTCTTTTTTAGTACCAAGATGCATTCATAAGTTTATAACCTATAGAACAGAGTTGTTTTACCAATTAAGAATACACTAGAAGACAAACCTATTATAGAAGTTATATacctttttgtgattttgtggaATACTCATTACACTTCCGGTGTTTATGTTCTCTACTTTCTTCAACAACTTTGACACTGGTGTTTGTGTTACTTCCAGCAAAGGTGACTCCTATCAATGAAATAGAATGACACATAACACATATCATAATCCTTCATATCTTTATGTTGCAGGGATGAAAAATAAAGTAACATGATTTTTGCATTATTGTGCCAACatgatttatttatattattatctgtgtgtgtgtgtgtgtgtgtgtatatatataataataaaaattaaaaatatatcttTCGGTTCAGTATGGGAATACCAAAATATTGGGAAGACAATCTCGATTCCCAtaccaaaatttcggtattttttcGGGATAGCATACCGAAAGTTTTGGGGAAATCGGTTTGGGACATTTTCAGTTTGGGATCGatattttttcggtttggttcgggatTTTTGGGAAGTTTTTCCACCTACTAGatggattaaatttgtagactaaatttgtagactaaatttaaaaactaaatgatgtgtcaccaataagagaAGTGATAGAGGAgagcatatatatttttattcctACACGTCGAGTCTTATTGGTTGAAATATTAGTAAAATAAGCGACCCACAATTAAATCAACAAAAAgtaaatttgacattgatgtcaaatttgacttcTAAACACAAAGGCTTCAAATCCAATTAGCAAATAACACGTTGATTGGAAGGATTTTTTATGTCAAATATGCACAGTCTTATCTCCACTTAGGATTTAACATCTTCTTTGGGGTTGCTCTAAAGAAACCAATTAATTAGTTGCTTGCCATTAAATATTCATGTCCTCACTTTCTCCAAGTGGACAAACATGCATCAACCAATTGTACAAACATGCATCAACCAATTGTACCATCCAATCAGAAAGCATTGAGTGCTACCCGAACATCCGTCAATTTGCACTCCTTTTTGGTTGGCTCCCAGCCCTAGCGTTACGTAATCCAATCAGCGAATGTGCCCTCATTCCCCATCAGTTCTCATCgtctttgcccatgtgtgtcgCACGGCGCTAAAAACTTAGCCACcatcaaaatatataattggTCTGTATATCTACTATGAATATATGGTAGGGTACATATATATGGATTCGTATGTGTGTAATTTTTATCTAGCAAtctatagaaaaataaaatttatatctAGGCAAAACGTCATTGATCATGTCATGCACAGGCTGTAGTACGGTAGTCACAGAAAATGGCATCACCAAGCGAAATCAATAATGGATTCGCTAGCTAGCCTAATGTCGCATATTATATATAAGTTGCCCACTACATGCATTTCCTTGTTTCATCCAATGTGGAACAGGTGGCAGATATGTCATCATGGAGTAAGTTGACATGTGCAAGCTCAAGAGTATCTACATTTACGATCCGCTTGTTAatcatttcgtttttagttttgtAATTTTATGTTTGTGTAGAGAAAAAGTGCATGGGGCAGACAGAAAAGAAGGTGAAGTTttatcataaaatcaattgtcAATATAGAGAGTAGTTAAACTCTTCATAAGCTCATGCAATGTCACTTCTTTCCCAGACAAGGAATATGGTGAATAGTATCAGTATAGCTTCAACCCCATGCTCTGAGCTCCACATATGAGATCTTGATTCAGAAATATTGCAAAGGTGGAAGTAGAACGAATAAGTAGTAAAAGGCAGATCCGGACTCCGGGAACTGTGGACCTTAATTTGTGACTTATGAAACGTCTAAGGAAAGCACTTGATTAATGATGCTGCTTCACATGCCGTTGTTTCACACTTGACATTATTTGCAAataatgttttattttgttggaCAAATAAAAAGAGAATGATGTTTAATTTAGTCAACAAACAACATTATTAACAATCCCTAATTATTCAACTATATACACTGCAAGCATAATTGCGCATAGTCTGCTTGTTCTGGAGTTTTCAGAAGCAAGCAGGCCAGGTTGAAACcaaattttctctctctctctctctctctctctctctctctcacgcgcgcgagcacacacatatatgcaGGCCAGCCGATATAAAATACAATGAACACATGCCTTTTTTATAGTTTGTTCTTTTATCTTAAGTGACGCGACAAAAAAGGTATAAGAACCCAGCACGTCAACCTTGGTCAGAAAACAAGCACTCCCTTCCTGTTTCTCTGGTGAGTCCATATCCCaagcattctctctctctctctctctctctctctctctctctctctctctctctctctctctctccaacttTGAGTCCATGAGAGCACGCTCAATGATGTTTTTCTCATTGCTTAAAAGGGAGTTCGATGCATGATGACTTCAACTCAAGTAAGAGTATATGCTCATTTAGTTACCTAGGTCCATGTATTACATATAGTAACCGTCTATCCTTTTATATCTACGTATATTCTTTCTTGTTACTATGTCCATTCTTGTTACTATGTCCCAATATATCACTCCTTATTCCATCCAGTAGTACTACTCTAAAAAAGAAGCTACTTTGTCTTGTTTTATTGCTATTTAAATCCCTCCCGTCCCACACCAGGTAAAATTTAAAGTAAACAGAGCGGGTTCATCAAGTCTAAATCTGCAAGACTTGTTGCTCAACCTGCTGCTGGCTGGCCCGGAAGCTGAGGCGGGAGACAATCAATTCCTAAATTTACACGCACCGCCGTGCTGCATATGCATGTTTGAAAGTTTTCTGTTATTAAGGGAACCACACTTGTTCAAGAATAGCTTCTGCTGCTCGATCGAGTCATCTTTTTGCAAGGTATGCAAAGTAGAAAAATTAGTCTCTTTGTAATGACATGCAAATTCTAATTATAACCTTTATTTTcaacatatttatatatagctttatttttcttctatatATCAGTATTTCCATGGAGTTTTGCGGCCAAGATCAATTGACCATTACCTATATATGGTTGCATATATAGCACAAAACCCGCCATATTCTTTTCTGTCTAGTAATTGCAATTCTTCCAAATGTGTGTGCCACAACCAGAAAGGAAACCACAAATTCAGTTTTTATTCCAAAAACTACATATACCGTTGGTAAGAGCCCTTGGGGATTGTAAGAGTATAGTTCACCAGGAAAAGTTAGTTCCTTTGATACAAACGTACCTTTGTTATTCATTCGTGGAAGATCAGAAAAGATTTCTCTTCAAGCCTTTATTCGCCTCACCAAATGGAAGAATGAAACAGCTCACAATAAGGCGTTCAGTACAAAGCCTCCCTTTAAATAAGCGCTAACCAGTTAGTAATATTTTTTGTGCTAAACAATTGCTTGGGACTACTATATATATAAGATATCCtatgatccaaaccgttcataaTTCAGGTTCTCATTGAAACATCACCTGCGAAGCGTCACACAAATTGTAAAGTCGTTTGGAGGTTCATAATTCAGGTTCTCAGGATAGTTCTCATTCAACTTTAACTATCCTGATTTAAAAGTGTACTAAATATAGATTCATTTAACAAAGTCTCAATCACGTTTGAAATGGTACCTGGCATATTGTTTTTGGTTgataaagattgaaactttgaatAAGGGTTTGAAGAAATTTGTGTTTTttcaagagagaaaaggaagagcAAGAGTCTGTGTATTTTTCATATATCACAAAAGGCAAACATACAAAGACTATATTTATCACAGCTGGTCTAAAAACTGATCCTACATATAGGGACCTAGAACCCTTTTTCTGGCCATTAATGGTTATCGGAGGATATCATCCATCCACTTGGAAGAAGATGGGAAAGCTCAGTACAATTAAAAAGATAGGAACACCAGCTGTAATCTTTCTAAAACTAGTAAAAGAAACTAGCCGTTGAAATTAATGGCTCCTTCTAATTTTGGTAAAGCCTTCATTTCTTCACACTTCTCAGcttccttttttatttcatcTGCAGGATTATCTTCTGCAGGTTAATTCTAAAGCTAGGATGCAGCTTAATTCTCAACAGCCTCTCCTAAGCTGCTTACTGGCTTTACTCCTAACTTCATCCTCAAGTAATTGAATCGATCTTTAGGCAAAGCTTTTGTAAATATATCTGCCAACTGTTCTTCACTCCTGCAATATTCCACATTAATGGATCCTTGCTGCAATGCTTCTCGAATAAAATGATACTTCCTGTTTATATGTCTGGTTTTCTGATGAAAGACAGGATTTTTGACCATCGATATTGCTGACATGTTGTCACAAAACAATGGTGTTGCTTCAGTTTGCATTTCACCAAAATCATCCAACACAAATCTTAGCCAGATAGCTTGAGCTGTTGCCTCGGCTGCTGAGACATACTCTACTTCTGCAGTTGACAATGCAACTGTGTTTTGCTTGACTGAGGCCCATGAAAATGTACCACTACCAAAACTAAATGCATACCCAGATGTGCTCCTACTGTCATCTTCACTGCCAGCCCAATCTGAGTCACAAAATCCAATCAAAACAGCATCCTTGTTCGTTGTAAATTCAATGCCATAGATGAGAGTACCTTGAATGTATCTAAGAACTCTTTTAGCTATTCCCATGTGCTTCTTCGTGGGACCATGCATGAATCTTGAAAGCAAACTGGCAGCATACATTATATCAGGCCTGGTTGCAGTTAAATATAACAAACTGCCAACAATTTTCCTGAACAAACCTTCATCAGTCAACTCACTTCCATCAACTTTCTTCAGTTTTTCACCAGTGGGTAGAGGAATTGTCACTGACTTACAATCCTCTAGGCCAAACTTTACAAGTAAGGACTTTGCATACTTGCTTTGATGAATGAACACCCCTTTATCAGTTTGTAGAACTCCCATTCCCAAGAAATGATGTAGGAGTCCTAAATCAGTCATCTCATACTTTTGCATCATGTCTCTTTTGAACTCACTGAGTAATGCATTACTGCTTCCAGTATAAactatatcatcaacatatatagagACAATGATCAGCTTTCGTTCTTCATCAGTTCTGGTATATAAAGTGGCCTCACTGGTGCTTCTTTTAAAATTGCAGCTAGTGAGATAAGTGTCAATCTCACTGTACCAGGCTCTAGGAGCCTACTTCAAACCATAGAGAGCATTCTTTAACTTATAGACCTTGTGACTTGCATTCTCAACTTCAAAGCCCTTTGGTTGTTCAGTGTAAACTTCCTCCTCAAGTACTCCATTCAAGAAGGCTGACTTAACATCTAATTGGAACAGCTTCCAACCCTTTTGTGCTGCAAGTGCAATCAGGGTTCTAATTGTATCTAACCTTGCCACTGGAGCAAATGTTTCATTATAATCAATACCAGGTTTCTGGGCATACCCTTTTGCCACAAGCCTAGCCTTGTGCTTTTGAACTGATCCATCCAGATTCAACTTAgttttgaacacccatttgACTTCTATGACTGGTTTGTCTGCAGGCCTTTCCACCAGCTCCCaagttccatttttttcaaTAGTTTCAATCTCAGCTTCCATTGCTTCCTTCCATGCTTTATCTTCAATAGCATCATGATAGGTTTCAGGTTCAATGATGGTCATATGACATCTTGCATAGATGTCTTCCAAGCTTCTCAGTTTTACTGGTGTATTGCTTGGTGTTGAACCTTGACTAGTACTGGCAATGTTGTTTCCAGGGACACATTCATCATCAGAGACTAATTGAGTGAGATTTGGAGAGTCAGTGCTGTGAGTTTTATGAGAGGATTCTTCATTTTCAACTATCTCAGAATTTTCATTTCCAATGTTGAGAGGCATGTAAACAGTTTCATCTTGCTTGATTTCCCAATTCCAGGACTTGTTCTCATCGAATACAACACTTCTTGAGAGTATGATCTTCTTAGTTTAAAGATTATAGATCCTGTAGCCTTTCTCACAGCTGCCATACCCCATAAAAATTCCCTtgcttgctttgtcatcaaattTCTGTCTGAGATTTGATGGAATGTGACTGTAACATATACTTCCAAACACTCTCAGATGTTTTACACCTGGTTTTCTCCCTGTGAAAGCTTCAAATGGTGTTTTGTCTGAGACTGCAGTGGTATAACACCTATTTTGCAGATACACTGCAGTGCCAACTACTTCAGCCCAAAACTTGATAGGAATTTTCTTCTCAGACATCATTGATCTTGCCATTTCTCTAATGGTTCTATTTCTTCTCTCAGCAACCCCATTTTGCTAAGGTGAGTAGGCAATAGTCAACTGCCTCTCCATGCCAAGATCACTGCAATACTCAAGGAATTCATGTGAGGTGTATTCTCCACCTCTATCacttcttagtttcttcaatttgaatccactttgaagttcaacaaatgctttgaattttttgaacacATTTATCACATCTGACTTGTTTCTGAGGAAATATACCCAACACATCCTTGAGTAATCATCAATGAATGTGATGAAGTATTTGTTCCCTCCAATGGACTCATTTTGCATTGGACCACATACATCCGTGTGCACCAATTCAAGTGGATTGTTTGCTCTCCAAGGTTTCTCATTCTCAAATGGTTCTCTGTAACTTTTACCATACACACAGCTTTCACatactctttctttttctgAGAAATCAGATAAACCCAACACCATTTGTGTTTGCTGCATTTTCTTCATGCTAGTAAAATTCAAATGACCCAATCTTCTATGCCAAACCCATGGATCTTCTTGTATTGCTACTTTCCTTGCCACTGAGTTGACAGATTCCATGGACAATGGAAAACATCTATTTCCAGTCATTGCAACTTTAGCAACAACATTATCAAGACTTCTATCATCACATATTAATGCACAATTTCCTCCAAACAGAATGTAGTACCCATGCTCCATCATTTGCCCTATGCTCAGTAAGTTTTCATCTAATCCAGGAACTAGCAGCACTTCATTTATGTATCTTCTCCCTTTTCGTGTCTCAACTACAAGTGTCCCTTTTCCTGTAACTTGAACAAGGTCTCCAGTGCCCATTTTTACTTTACAGGTCACTGACTTATCAAGATTGATCAATAAAGACTCTTGAGAGGTCATGTGATTGCTACATGCGCTGTCCACAAACCACACAGATTTGCTTAATGCAATTGAACTTGGATGACAAGCATAGAACATTGTTCTTGTGACTGCATCTTCTTCCTTTGCACAATTTGCAACCTGTTTACCATTGTCACAGTCCTTAGATAAGTGACCAAATCGATTGCATCTTCCACACTTGGGTTTTCCTTTATATCTGCATATACCAAAATGGTATTTGTCACATACTTGACATAGCGGTTTCACATTTCCTTGGCTGCCACTTGATTGCTTGTTGTGTGCAGTAAATTTGTTGTTCCAGCCACTACCACTGCCATTATTCCAGCTGTTTTGAGACCAATTCTTACCCTTTTTATACTGACCCCATTTTGGGTTTGTCTTATACTGAGACCCTTTGACACTTCCAGTGCCATTTCCATTTCCTCCAACTTTAAGGCTGCTGAAAGCTCTCTCAGTACCTGTATATTTCTCTCTTTCATCATGCAAGTCTTCTCTTTTATCATAGACTTTCACTGAAGCTAAGACTTCCTCAACTCTAATAGTGTCTAGATCTCTGGTTTCTTCAATGATTGACACTATGGACTTATATCTCCTACTTAGACTCATCAATAGCTTTTGAACAATTCTTTTCTCTGTTACATCTTCTCCTAGAGATTTCAAGTTGTTTACTATCTCAAAGAACCGAGCCAAGTAGTCATCCAAAGATTCAACATCATTCATCCTTAGATATTCAAAATCAACTCTAATGGCTTGTAATTTCACAGCTCTTACCTTTTTATCTCCTTTGAACTCTCTTCTCAGGATTTCCCAGACCTTTTGCAGTCTTCTCATTTCGGATTCTAGGAAAAAGTTCATTAGTGATTGCTCCTTGAATGAGGCTTAGAGCCTTGGCATTCTTGATCTTTTCCTCCTTTGAAACAACTGGTCTTTCAACTGGAATGCGCTCTTActtgctttcttcttcttcctcagagGTTTCCTCTCTGGAAGTTTGTTGTCCAGCAAGACCAACTTCAACCACATCCCATAGATCGTAGGCTATGAGAATGGTTTCCATTTTTACGGCCCAAAAATCGTAGTTTGATCCATTAAATTGTGGTGTTCGTAAGTCACCACCGGAGGAGCTTGATCCAGCCATTTTCTCAGACAGCACCACTCAAATGGTTATAAAGGTACCAgctttaaggttttttttttcgagATGAATCTCTCTCACAATATCACGCCCTTTCTTCGGAATCAGACCCggagctctgataccatgtttgaAATGGTACCAGGCATATTGTTTTTGGTTgataaagattgaaactttgaatAAGGGTTTGAAGAAATTTGTGTTTTttcaagagagaaaaggaagagcAAGAGTCTGTGTATTTTTCATATATCACAAAAGGCAAACATACAAAGACTATATTTATCACAGCTGGTCTAAAAACTGATCCTACATATAGGGACCTAGAACCCTTTTTCCGGCCATTAATGGTTATCGGAGGATATCATCCATCCACTTGGAAGAAGATGGGAAAGCTCAGTACAATTAAAAAGATAGGAACACCAGCTGTAATCTTTCTAAAACTAGTAAAAGAAACTAGCCGTTGAAATTAATGGCTCCTTCTAATTTTGGTAAAGCCTTCATTTCTTCACACTTCTCAGCTTCCTTTTTGATTTCATCTGCAGGATTATCTTCTGCAGGTTAATTCTAAAGCTAGGATGCAGCTTAATTCTCAACAAATCATGCATGGTCTATAGCTGCTGACTTGTGCTGCTGAGTGGACCGTGATCTTTCAGCTGCTGTGCATATGATGTCCCAAATTACTTATGCTTTTCCACCACCTCCCTTCCACATGGCGTGCATGATATATAAGTGCTAAGTTAAAACACAAAACTCGCTGGACAGCTACCTTCTGGGTTATGAtccttttgttttctctttcaGTTGTGCAAACGACGCAACAGCTCCGACCGGCCTTGTTCAAATACAATTAGAAAAGCATTTTCTAATCACTGTATGTCACAAACAATTAAGGCAATCTGTTAACTACGAATTATCCTTTCAATTAATGTCCAATCGTAAGTAATGACTATATGAGCATGATCATGTTCTTTCAACAGAATGAAATTCTCATTTTCAAAAATCTCTCAGGAGATATTAAAAGTGCTAGCTGTTCATCTAGTCTGAAACAGTAAACATTGCGTAGCAACCTCTCTCTCAAAAGGGCAGCTATTGATTAGCTACCAAGTATATCACAACGTGTCAGACACCGTAAATTGTTGTCGTGTACCAAACAATTTATTTTCATGCATTCGTGGTAAAGTGGTACACATTCAACTTCAACATATGTACTCATGCCACTGCCCTATATACATGATCACAATTAATACATGCTGACTTCAAGTACAGTATATCTGATCAAGAAGATTGTAAGGAGTTTTACTTACTAACGTAGAGCATTCCAAACAGAATATTAGCCATGTGAAATAAGGAAAAATACATTCAACAAATATTGCAGTCCACATACTATATATAGGGAGTAGCCTTTTTAGTGCTAGCTGAACTTAAAGAAATGGCTTTTGTGCAACGTGGAAAGGGTCCTGATGTAGTGGGATCGTTCGGATTGTTACAACCTCTAGCAGATGGTTTGAAATTGATTCACTAAGTTATTTTGTAATTAAACATATAACTGGTCACCCTAGTTGCCCTAGTATTCGTCAACACAAAAAGTCACAAATTTAAAGTCGAATAGGTAAAATTAACACCATAATTGTGTTTTCTTATGTACAGCATCGATCCATTTAAAGTGTGCCTCCTACGATTAATTAGTATCATGTAGTGGCTAATAGTTACTGTAATATTCATGTTCTTGATCATTTCCAGAGATCAATTTGGCAACTAGAGGTTGATGTTGAGGCATAGTACTCCTGTCCATTATTATTATAGTCTGGCCTTCTGGAAGCTTCATTCGCAAGCATATTAATGTGTTCAGCCACATGAAATGTTTCTTCTGCATTGGAGTAATTTGTGACTTCCTTGGAAGCATCTTGCTGGTCATGGCTGAGCTGTGATGCAACATACTTGTCAAGGGCTTGCCAATCCTTCACTTGATCAACAGCTTGTAGATAATCAGTGTTGTTGTAATGCGTATGTCCTGATGATGACGCAGATGAGTTGAAAGGATTTTGCTGGCAGAAATAATGCAATTGCTCCTCTTGTGTGAGTACTGTGGAAGACTGAATAACATAATTACCATATGGGATAGCTGGTTGATGAGGAACTTTGGGGCTTTCCAATTGAGGGAGCTGGAGAAAAGAGTCATGATGATGATGTGGCATGTTGTACTGCAAATCAAGCTCTGGCTTGCATTGTGAATAGTGTAGCTGCTGCTGATATTGTGATGATACGTAAGTGTGGGAAATTGATGTTCTTGGAGAGTTATCAAGTTGTTGAATGAATGggacttggtcatagcaatttGGTGACTCGTAATCTCCCATTCTCTTCACTGTTGGCAATTTTTTCTTGAATACTCTACACACAACCCATCCTTCTTCCTGCATGGTGCAATCATATAGAATATTTGGTACTTTTATGGCAAAGGAACATATATAATTGTGAAGGCGCATAAATTCATCGATCCTGTTTGATAAAAAAAGTACAGCGCATACATGGTATGAGCAGCAACAAACCAATACTTG of Malus sylvestris chromosome 6, drMalSylv7.2, whole genome shotgun sequence contains these proteins:
- the LOC126624988 gene encoding uncharacterized protein LOC126624988 isoform X2 yields the protein MMTSTQVKFKVNRAGSSSLNLQDLLLNLLLAGPEAEAGDNQFLNLHAPPCCICMFESFLLLREPHLFKNSFCCSIESSFCKDYLLQVNSKARMQLNSQQIMHGL
- the LOC126624988 gene encoding uncharacterized protein LOC126624988 isoform X1 — translated: MMTSTQVKFKVNRAGSSSLNLQDLLLNLLLAGPEAEAGDNQFLNLHAPPCCICMFESFLLLREPHLFKNSFCCSIESSFCKLCKRRNSSDRPCSNTIRKAFSNHCMSQTIKAIC
- the LOC126624987 gene encoding NAC domain-containing protein 7-like isoform X1, which codes for MDTLSHVPPGFRFHPTDEELVDYYLRKKTASKPIDFDVVRDVDLYKIEPWDLEDLCKIGSGDQNEWYFFSHKDKKYPTGHRSNRATKAGFWKATGRDKAIYRGKFLVGMRKTLVFYKGRAPNGQKSDWIMHEYRLETSENGTPQEEGWVVCRVFKKKLPTVKRMGDYESPNCYDQVPFIQQLDNSPRTSISHTYVSSQYQQQLHYSQCKPELDLQYNMPHHHHDSFLQLPQLESPKVPHQPAIPYGNYVIQSSTVLTQEEQLHYFCQQNPFNSSASSSGHTHYNNTDYLQAVDQVKDWQALDKYVASQLSHDQQDASKEVTNYSNAEETFHVAEHINMLANEASRRPDYNNNGQEYYASTSTSSCQIDLWK
- the LOC126624987 gene encoding NAC domain-containing protein 7-like isoform X3 produces the protein MDTLSHVPPGFRFHPTDEELVDYYLRKKTASKPIDFDVVRDVDLYKIEPWDLEDLCKIGSGDQNEWYFFSHKDKKYPTGHRSNRATKAGFWKATGRDKAIYRGKFLVGMRKTLVFYKGRAPNGQKSDWIMHEYRLETSENGTPQEEGWVVCRVFKKKLPTVKRMGDYESPNCYDQVPFIQQLDNSPRTSISHTYVSSQYQQQLHYSQCKPELDLQYNMPHHHHDSFLQLPQLESPKVPHQPAIPYGHTHYNNTDYLQAVDQVKDWQALDKYVASQLSHDQQDASKEVTNYSNAEETFHVAEHINMLANEASRRPDYNNNGQEYYASTSTSSCQIDLWK
- the LOC126624987 gene encoding NAC domain-containing protein 7-like isoform X2, with protein sequence MDTLSHVPPGFRFHPTDEELVDYYLRKKTASKPIDFDVVRDVDLYKIEPWDLEDLCKIGSGDQNEWYFFSHKDKKYPTGHRSNRATKAGFWKATGRDKAIYRGKFLVGMRKTLVFYKGRAPNGQKSDWIMHEYRLETSENGTPQAKGWVVCRVFKKKLPTVKRMGDYESPNCYDQVPFIQQLDNSPRTSISHTYVSSQYQQQLHYSQCKPELDLQYNMPHHHHDSFLQLPQLESPKVPHQPAIPYGNYVIQSSTVLTQEEQLHYFCQQNPFNSSASSSGHTHYNNTDYLQAVDQVKDWQALDKYVASQLSHDQQDASKEVTNYSNAEETFHVAEHINMLANEASRRPDYNNNGQEYYASTSTSSCQIDLWK